A region from the Lolium perenne isolate Kyuss_39 chromosome 4, Kyuss_2.0, whole genome shotgun sequence genome encodes:
- the LOC127295119 gene encoding kinesin-like protein KIN-7L produces the protein MEKISVAVRFRPPKSSADPDVDSSSFSGGGAGGNREWRIDDTRISLLHRAVPVPGTSFAFDHVFDDTATNGRIYGLLVRSLIRAAVDGFNGTAFAYGQTSSGKTFTMNGSSADPGIIPLAIRDIFDTAAEAADREFLIRVSYMEIYNEEINDLLTLGSEKLPIHESLERGVYVSGLREEIVNNAEQVLELLHRGEENRHFGETNMNVRSSRSHTIFRMVIESSAKDQVNSGDAIRVSILNLVDLAGSERIAKTGADGVRLKEGKHINKSLMILGNVINKLSENGKQRGHIPYRDSKLTRILQSALGGNAKTSIICTAAPEEIHIEETRGTLQFASRAKCVSNCAQVNEILTDAALLKRQKLEIEELRQKLQGSHSEVLEQLILKQRNDMHKFELERDRLAMELQEERRLRETLEHQLTEQQKMLENHDNIGLSAEQFTDSIQLDSLKTPDSKRTPDGFVASRSRYSNDVEFSPIPENLGAVADEDLWMQLNKGCITDLDMLEMTPGFKCPPSLPKDTTAVAPLKEPIDVRCQRLEKDCISDRQQLEDSKASCAVLEKERNLLIEENSSLRQELSRSKQEANHLVSEKEELLKELETERYKMEQLKQDIRIFSQSFSQRQGQLTSLYTKSKAIVENCKASQVALP, from the exons ATGGAGAAAATCTCCGTCGCCGTCCGCTTCCGCCCACCCAAGTCCTCCGCCGACCCTGACGTAGACTCTTCCTCCTTCTCTGGGGGTGGCGCTGGCGGGAACCGCGAGTGGCGCATCGACGACACCCGAATCTCCCTCCTCCACCGCGCCGTCCCCGTCCCCGGCACCTCCTTCGCCTTCG ACCATGTGTTCGACGACACGGCCACCAACGGGCGGATCTACGGCTTGCTCGTACGATCCCTCATCCGCGCCGCCGTAGATGGCTTCAACGGCACCGCCTTTGCCTACGGCCAGACCAGCAGTGGCAAGACCTTCACCATGAACGGCTCCAGTGCCGACCCTGGGATCATTCCGCTCGCTATCCGCGACATATTTGACACGGCGGCCgag GCTGCAGACCGTGAGTTCCTTATCAGGGTGTCGTACATGGAGATTTACAATGAGGAGATTAATGACCTCCTCACACTCGGTAGCGAGAAGCTGCCGATTCACGAGAGCCTGGAG CGTGGTGTGTATGTCTCCGGCCTACGGGAAGAGATTGTTAACAATGCCGAACAAGTGCTAGAACTTCTTCACCGTGGAGAAG AAAATAGACATTTTGGAGAAACAAACATGAACGTCCGGAGCAGCCGATCCCATACTATTTTTCGGATG GTCATTGAAAGCAGTGCTAAGGACCAGGTGAACTCTGGAGATGCAATCCGGGTATCTATCTTG AATTTAGTGGATTTAGCTGGGTCAGAAAGGATCGCCAAGACTGGAGCAGATGGCGTGCGACTTAAGGAAGGGAAGCATATCAACAAAAGCTTGATGATTCTTGGAAATGTCATCAATAAGTTGAGTGAGAATGGAAAGCAAAG AGGGCACATCCCTTATCGTGATAGTAAGTTGACTCGCATTCTCCAGTCTGCACTTGGAGGCAACGCAAAGACATCAATCATCTGCACTGCTGCACCTGAAGAG ATTCATATCGAGGAAACTAGAGGAACTCTTCAGTTCGCAAGTAGAGCAAAATGTGTCAGCAATTGTGCCCAAGTAAATGAG ATTCTAACAGATGCTGCTCTGCTGAAGAGGCAAAAACTGGAAATAGAAGAACTTCGTCAAAAGCTACAG GGTTCTCATTCTGAAGTCTTGGAGCAGCTTATCCTAAAGCAACGTAATGACATGCATAAG TTTGAACTTGAGCGTGATCGACTGGCAATGGAACTTCAAGAGGAAAGGAGGTTAAGGGAGACTTTAGAGCACCAGTTGACCGAGCAACAAAAAATGTTAGAAAACCACGACAATATTGGCCTATCAGCAGAGCAGTTTACTGACTCTATACAG CTAGATTCATTGAAAACTCCAGATTCTAAGCGGACACCAGATGGATTTGTTGCCAGCCGCTCACGCTATTCGAACGATGTGGAGTTCAGCCCAATACCTGAAAATTTAGGTGCTGTAGCTGACGAGGACCTCTGGATGCAGCTGAACAAAGGATGCATTACTGATCTTGATATGCTTGAGATGACACCTGGTTTCAAATGTCCACCGTCCTTGCCAAAAGATACAACAGCA GTTGCGCCATTAAAGGAGCCTATTGACGTGAGATGCCAAAGGCTGGAGAAGGACTGCATCTCCGACCGACAGCAGCTAGAGGATTCAAAAGCGAGCTGCGCAGTGCTCGAGAAGGAGCGCAATCTGCTCATAGAGGAGAACTCTTCGTTGCGACAAGAGCTCTCCAGGTCGAAGCAGGAAGCCAATCATCTCGTATCCGAGAAGGAGGAGCTGCTGAAAGAGCTCGAGACGGAGAGGTACAAGATGGAGCAGCTGAAGCAGGATATCAGGATCTTCAGCCAGTCCTTCTCTCAGAGGCAGGGACAGCTGACGTCCCTATACACTAAATCCAAGGCCATCGTGGAGAACTGCAAGGCCTCTCAGGTCGCATTGCCCTGA